Proteins from one Fragaria vesca subsp. vesca linkage group LG6, FraVesHawaii_1.0, whole genome shotgun sequence genomic window:
- the LOC101305088 gene encoding uncharacterized protein LOC101305088 has protein sequence MVLSLASSFSIKKLRPNDRPHHLSPIYFEFGPHRRQSKDSLSYSNLFNLEGNGLSDEHMHHDESAEHSSLVASHGDPLDSELVVSINGDDLKQQEEESRRRIELDQGRGKKA, from the exons ATGGTTCTCAGTCTAGCATCGTCCTTCTCAATCAAAAAACTTCGACCCAACGACCGTCCTCATCATCTGAGTCCGATCTACTTCGAGTTCGGACCACACCGGCGCCAATCCAAGGATTCTCTCTCCTATTCCAACCTCTTCAACCTTGAG GGTAATGGTCTTTCAGATGAGCACATGCATCATGATGAGTCTGCCGAGCA TTCCTCTCTAGTCGCATCTCATGGTGATCCTCTTGATTCTGAGCTTGTTGTTTCTATAAATGGTGATGACTTGAAGCAACAAGAAGAGGAATCTAGACGTAGAATTGAACTCGATCAAGGAAGAGGAAAGAAAGCTTGA
- the LOC101305387 gene encoding 60S ribosomal protein L27-like, translating to MVKFLKPNKAVILLQGRYAGRKGVIVKAFDDGTRDRAYGHCLVAGIKKYPSKVIRKDSAKKTAKKSRVKPFVKLVNYQHLMPTRYTLDVDLKEVVTPDVLTSKDKKVTALKETKKRFEERFKTGKNRWFFTKLRF from the coding sequence ATGGTGAAGTTCTTGAAACCCAACAAGGCCGTGATCCTTCTCCAAGGTCGCTACGCCGGCCGCAAGGGCGTCATCGTCAAGGCCTTCGACGACGGCACTCGCGACCGCGCCTACGGCCATTGCCTGGTCGCCGGCATCAAGAAGTACCCCAGCAAGGTGATCCGAAAGGACTCGGCGAAGAAGACGGCGAAGAAGTCGAGGGTGAAGCCGTTCGTGAAGCTCGTGAACTACCAGCATCTGATGCCCACGCGCTACACTCTGGACGTGGATCTCAAGGAGGTCGTCACCCCTGACGTGCTCACCAGCAAGGACAAGAAGGTCACCGCCTTGAAGGAGACCAAGAAGAGGTTCGAGGAGAGGTTCAAGACCGGGA